Genomic segment of Novosphingobium sp. EMRT-2:
AAGCCAGCCGAATTCGGGCGGAGCTTAATTCGAACGGCTGTACAGAAGGGTGTCAGGTTTGAGTCGCTTGCGATATATGTCCGATGAAGCCTCGCCCCAGGCAGAGCGGATGAGTGAGGCCGCGTATGACCTTGCCGAAGAGAGCGGTCTGGCAGCGCTCAGCGCACGAAGTCTGGCGCGAAAGACAGGAATGAGCCCGTCGGCAATCAATTACCACATCGGCAATCGCGAGCGGCTCATCGCGCAGATCGCGTTCAAGGCTATCGCGGTATCTAGCCGCTGGCGGCAGTCGCAGGCCGCTTTACAGGAAGAGGGTGCCCCGAGGTGGGCCGAGCTTGATCACGTGTTCACGTCGCTGTTGCAGGATCGGTTGAGCACCGGCCGTATGGTGATGGCACTTTTGCAGGAACTGGAGAACGAGGCCGTCGCCAGCGGTCAGACCGCTATCGAAGAGGCGCTGCGCGAGGAAATGTTCGCTGAAACGGCGTTCTGGCGCGATCTGGCAATCCGCCATGGCGAAAGCGTGGATGCGTGTAGCGCGACATCGTCGGTGACTGGTCAGCGACATTGATGGTGATGTGTCAGCGGTGACGTTGGGGATAGTGTCACACGAGGTTGGCCTGGATCAAGAGGCGTTGTCGCGCAGCGATGTCGCTGGCATGGTTTCGATGTCGCTGGGCGATGTCGCTGGATCAGGAGCACTGTCGCGGAGCGATGTCGCTGAGGCCAGGGCGGATCGCCTGCGATAGCTCTCGACGTTCATTTCCAGGATAGTGGCGTGGTGAACGAGCCTGTCGATGGCAGCGACAGTCATTGCCTTATCCAAAAAAATGGAATCCCAACCGCTGAATGGTTGGTTGGCGGTGATCATGATGGAGCGCCTTTCGTATCTGGCAGAGATGAGTTCGAACAGGACGCTGGTCTCTGCCTGGTCCTTGCGGACGTAGGACAGGTCATCGAGGATGAGCAGGTCGAAGCGGTCGAGCCTGGCGATCTCCTGGGTCAAGGTCAGGGACTGACGTGCGGCCTGCAAACGCTGGACGAGATCGGTGGTTCGGGTGAAGAAGACCCGGTATCCGCGCGCGACGAGCTCGTTGCCGATGGCGGCTGCGGCGTGGCTCTTGCCGGCACCGGGCGGACCAAATGCCAGAAGATTGTGGCCCGCCTTGAGCCAGGCATCTCCTTGGGTCAGAGCCATGACCTGGGCCTTGCTCAAGGTGGGAACGAGGCTGAAGTCGAAGGCATCCAGGGTCTTGCCGGGAGGCAGCCGTGCTTCTGTAAGATGGCGCTGGATCCGGCGTTGTTCGCGTTCGGCGAGTTCCAGTTCGGCCAAGGCTGCCAGCAGGCGCGAAGCCGGCCACCCCTCCTTGTCCGCTCGTGAACAGAAGTCCGGCCAGAGACGGGCAATGGTGGGCAGACGCAGCGTGCCAAGCAACATGGGCAGCTGGGCGGTGTCGACAGTGATGCTCATGCGGCCATCTCCCTGGCGGTGAGCAGATCGTCGTATGTGTCAGGCTGGGGAATATCGACGACCACATCGGCCGGCTCTTTGCCGGGGCGTTGGAAGCGCTCCTGCAGATCCCTCAGATCGGGTAAACCCTGGCCATCGAGTATGCCGGTCAGGGTCGCGGCGAGCTCAGCCTCGCAGGCCTGGTCATGCGCAAGCCACAGCAGCCCCACCATGCTGCGGCATGCGGCGGCTTTGGGAAGCGCACCCTCCAGAGCATCCCAGCAGCGGCGATATTCGCTGCGAGGGAAGAGCTTGTCGCGATAGACAAGGTTTGCCAGCGCGTGGGGCTTGGTACGCAGGCTGTGGATCACGTGCCGATAATTGACTACGTGGTCATGACCGCCCCGTCCGCGATCGGGCGCCCTCCCGCGTGGCAGGGTCTCGATGGGCTGCCCGGCCAGATAAAGGTCGATCCGGTCATCGAAGATCCTGGCTCGCAGGCTATGGCCGATGAGCCGGGAAGGCACGGTGTAGAAGACCTTGCGCAGCACGAAGCCGCCCGATGAGGTGACGAGCACCGTAGCTTCATCATAATCGCAGCTGCGGCGTGAAGGTAACGGGCGCAGGTGCTCAGCTTCGATGCGCAAGGCATCGCGCCGCCGGGCATTGTGGCGGCCCACGATCTGGGCGAGGAACGTGCGCCAGTCCTCGATGGAGGCGAAGTCACGTGTCCCGCGCAACTGGAGTGCCTGATCGAGCCGATCCTTAAGGTGGCTCTGTTGCAAAAATCGTGAAGCTTGAGCATGCTTGGCGGAGATTGGACGGACGGAACGATGACGGATTTCAAGTGGCGCCATTTCCAGGGTGATGTGATCCTGTGGGCGGTGCGCTGGTATTGTCGCTATCCGATCAGCTATCGCGACCTTGAGGAAATGCTGGCGGAACGCGGCATTTCGGTCGACCATACGACGATCTATCGCTGGGTCCAGTGCTACGCCCCGGAGATGGAGAAGCGGCTGCGCTGGTTCTGGCGGCGTGGCTTTGATCCGAGCTGGCGCCTGGATGAAACCTACGTCAAGGTGCGGGGCAAGTGGACCTACCTGTACCGGGCAGTCGACAAGCGGGGCGACACGATCGATTTCTACCTGTCGCCGACCCGCAGCGCCAAGGCAGCGAAGCGGTTCCTGGGCAAGGCCCTGCGAGGCCTGAAGCACTGGGAAAAGCCTGCCACGCTCAATACCGACAAAGCGCCGAGCTATGGTGCAGCGATCACCGAATTGAAGCGCGAAGGAAAGCTGGACCGGGAGACGGCCCACCGGCAGGTGAAGTATCTCAATAACGTGATCGAGGCCGATCACGGAAAGCTCAAGATACTGATCAAGCCGGTGCGCGGTTTCAAATCGATCCCCACGGCCTATGCCACGATCAAGGGATTCGAAGTCATGCGAGCCCTGCGCAAAGGACAGGCTCGCCCCTGGTGCCTGCAGCCCGGCATCAGGGGCGAGGTGCGCCTTGTGGAGAGAGCTTTTGGCATTGGGCCCTCGGCGCTGACGGAGGCCATGGGCATGCTCAACCACCATTTCGCAGCAGCCGCCTGATCGGCGCAGAGCGACAGCCTACCTCTGACTGCCGCCAATCTTTGCAACAGAGCCGGTAGAATCAATCAAGCGTTCAGTGTTCGTTCTTCAACCTGGCCAAAATCGCAGCTTCGGGCCGACTGGGCCTATAACGCGCTCGTCACGCCAACTTGCGGTAGTGGCGCAGATAGTCGGGATATTCGATCCCGCGTGCTTTCAAGAGATTAATCGTCGCCTCTTCGACCAGGGCGGCAACGGACGTTTGTTCGCGCTCAGCAAGGTTTTTGATCTCTGCCGCCAGCTCGGGTTTCACCGACGCTGCGAGATTGCGCGTGTTCGCGCGGCTCGGCCGACGCCGGGGCAAGGGAACCGGGAGAAGGGGGTCTTCCTGTCTTTTCGGGCGAGCCATAGGTCTAAAACACAAGAGGTTGATGTGGTGCCGGAATAAGCGTGTTGACACGCTTAATGGCTGTAATGTGGTTGCACGGCAAGAGAGGACAAGCCGGGTTGCCCTCGCCGTCAAAGCGAGGATAGACATATCCTTATCGGTAAAAGGGAATAAATCACGATGCCGCATAGCGACGATTGGCAGTATGATCCGATCCTGGAACGCGAACTAACCACCCGCCGCCCCGCTGGGGGAATGATCCAAGCGGTCGAGATTGCGCAGTTGCCGTCGAGTGAATGGATCATCAACGTTAAAGTATCGTGGCATGGCGATAAGTGGCTGAATGTCTGCCTATTCGAGCAACCGACGCTTAAAACATACAAGCGACTGTCAAGTGCCGTGCGGCATGTCGTGCTCGATTACGGATATGAGGATGACCATATCCGAT
This window contains:
- a CDS encoding TetR family transcriptional regulator gives rise to the protein MSEAAYDLAEESGLAALSARSLARKTGMSPSAINYHIGNRERLIAQIAFKAIAVSSRWRQSQAALQEEGAPRWAELDHVFTSLLQDRLSTGRMVMALLQELENEAVASGQTAIEEALREEMFAETAFWRDLAIRHGESVDACSATSSVTGQRH
- the istB gene encoding IS21-like element helper ATPase IstB — its product is MSITVDTAQLPMLLGTLRLPTIARLWPDFCSRADKEGWPASRLLAALAELELAEREQRRIQRHLTEARLPPGKTLDAFDFSLVPTLSKAQVMALTQGDAWLKAGHNLLAFGPPGAGKSHAAAAIGNELVARGYRVFFTRTTDLVQRLQAARQSLTLTQEIARLDRFDLLILDDLSYVRKDQAETSVLFELISARYERRSIMITANQPFSGWDSIFLDKAMTVAAIDRLVHHATILEMNVESYRRRSALASATSLRDSAPDPATSPSDIETMPATSLRDNAS
- a CDS encoding IS6-like element IS6100 family transposase, whose product is MTDFKWRHFQGDVILWAVRWYCRYPISYRDLEEMLAERGISVDHTTIYRWVQCYAPEMEKRLRWFWRRGFDPSWRLDETYVKVRGKWTYLYRAVDKRGDTIDFYLSPTRSAKAAKRFLGKALRGLKHWEKPATLNTDKAPSYGAAITELKREGKLDRETAHRQVKYLNNVIEADHGKLKILIKPVRGFKSIPTAYATIKGFEVMRALRKGQARPWCLQPGIRGEVRLVERAFGIGPSALTEAMGMLNHHFAAAA